In the genome of Bacteroides mediterraneensis, the window GATATTTCATATATAAGGGTTAAATTAAAGCGATAGAAACATAGTGAAAAACGGGCATTTGTTATAAAAAAACGGCTACCTTATATAGGCAGCCGTTCTTGTTATGAGGGGCTAAATGAATTATTCAGCTTTTTCGTTGCTCCAGTCCATTGCAGCCATACGTTTGTATGAATCGTAACGTTTCTTGGCCATCTTTTCACAAGCGTCGAACAAGTCAGCAGCTTCGGTTGGATACTGTTTCATTACAGATGCGAAACGGACTTCACCTTTCAGGTAATCCTGGAAGTTATCCCAGTTCGGTTCTTTAGAGTCGAGTGAGAACGGATTCTTACCTTCGTCTTCCAAAGCCGGGTTGAAGCGCCACAAGTGCCAGTAGCCGCATTCTACAGCTTTTGCTTCTTCAGCCTGAGATTTGCCCATACCAGCTTTCAAACCGTGGTTGATACATGGAGCGTATGCGATAACCAATGACGGTCCAGGATATGCTTCAGCTTCACGGATGGCTTTCAATGTCTGAGCCTGGTCAGCACCCATCGCAATCTGAGCTACATATACATAACCGTAAGTAGTTGCAATCAGACCCAGGTCTTTCTTGCGTACACGCTTACCAGAAGCAGCAAATTTAGCGATAGCACCTAGCGGAGTAGCCTTAGAAGACTGACCACCTGTGTTAGAGTAAACTTCTGTATCCAGTACGAGGATGTTTACATCTTCGCCAGAAGCGATGACGTGATCCAAACCTCCGTAACCGATATCGTAAGAAGCACCATCACCACCGATAATCCACTGTGAACGTTTGATCAGGTAATCTTTGAATTCAGCGATAGTAGCGCAGTATTCGCATTTGTCTTTTGCAGCTTCTACCATCGGGATAATCTTTTCAGCAGCAGCTTTGCTCTTGTCTGCATCGTTGCGTCCGTCAATCCATTCCTGGAATGCTTCCTTGTATTCAGCCGGAGTTCCTTCAGCGGCAATCGCAGCTTTCATGGCATCTTCCAAACGGTTACGCAGTTTCTTGTTGGCCAATTCCATACCCAAACCGAATTCACAGAAGTCTTCGAACAATGAGTTAGCCCAAGCAGGACCCTGACCTTTTTCGTTGGTAGTGTACGGAGTTGAAGGAACAGAACCAGAGTAGATAGAAGAACATCCAGTAGCGTTTGCTACCATTTCACGGTCACCGAACAACTGAGAAATCAGTTTTACGTACGGAGTTTCACCACAACCAGAGCAAGCTCCAGAGAACTCGAACAACGGAGTAGCGAACTGAGAGTTCTTCACATTAGCTTTGATGTCTACCAAGTGCTGTTTAGACTTCACATTCTCTGAACAGTAAGTCCAGTTGGCAGCTTCAGGCAGCTGGCTTTCCAGATGTTTCATAGTCAAAGCCTTGCCACCCTTCTTCGGGTTGCCCGGACATACATCGGCACAGTTACCGCAACCCAGACAGTCGAGTACGTCTACCTGTACGCGGAAGGTCATACCGTCGAACTGTTTGCCGACAGCCTTCAGCATCGGGAAGTTTGCACCCTTCTGTTCTTCTGCATCGAGTACGAACGGACGGATAGCAGCGTGAGGACAAACGTATGCACACTTGTTACACTGGATACAGTTTTCAGGATTCCATTCCGGAACGAATGCAGCTACACCACGTTTTTCGTATTTAGCTGTTCCCTGATGCCATGTACCGTCTTCGATACCCTTGAATGCAGATACCGGCAGCAAGTCGCCATCCTGCGCATTGATTGGACGAACAACTTCGTTGATGAATGCAGGATCGTTGTTGGCAGCAGCAGCTTCCACTTCCAGGTTAGCCCAAGCCGGGTCTACAGTCAGCTGTTTGTATTCACCACCACGGTCAACGGCTGCGTAGTTCTTGTTGACTACGTCTTCACCCTTCTTGCCGTAAGACTTCACGATGAACTTCTTCATCTGTTCTACAGCCAAGTCTACAGGAATAACGCCTGTGATACGGAAGAATGCAGACTGCAGGATAGTGTTGGTACGGTTACCCAGACCAATTTCCTGAGCAATCTGAGTGGCGTTGATATAGTAAACAGTGATGTTGTTTTCTGCGAAATATTTCTTTACCTTGTTCGGCAGGTTCTTAGCCAGTTCTTCACCTTCCCAGATAGTGTTCAACAGGAAAGTACCGTTCTTGCGCAGACCACGGGTTACATCGTACATGTGCAAGTAAGCCTGAACGTGGCAAGCTACGAAGTTCGGAGTGGTTACCAGATAAGTAGAGTGAATCGGGTGATTGCCGAAACGCAGGTGAGAACAAGTGAAACCACCAGATTTCTTAGAGTCGTATGAGAAGTAAGCCTGGCAGTATTTATCTGTGTTGTCACCGATGATTTTTACAGAGTTCTTGTTGGCACCAACTGTACCGTCAGCACCCAGACCATAGAACTTAGCTTCGAATACACCTTCTGCACCGAGGGCAATTTCTTCTTTCTGAGGCAGAGAAGTGAAAGTCACGTCATCCACAATACCAATAGTGAAGTGGTCTTTCGGCATCGGGAGTTCCAGGTTTTCGTATACTGACAGAATCTGAGCCGGAGTAGTATCCTTTGAACCCAGACCGTAACGACCTCCTACAATCAACGGAGCGTTTTCCTGTCCGTAGAATACGTCTTTTACATCCAGATACAGCGGTTCGCCGTTTGCACCCGGTTCTTTTGTACGGTCAAGAACAGCAATACGTTTTACGGTCTTAGGCACCTTAGCCAAGAAGTGCTTAGCAGAGAACGGACGATACAAATGAACGGCTACCAAACCTACTTTCTTGCCCTGAGCAGTCAGGTAATCAATAGCTTCGCGAGTAGCTTCTGTCACAGAACCCATGGCGATGATGATGTTTTCTGCGTCTTCTGCACCATAGTAGTCGAACAGACCGTAGTTACGTCCTGTGATCTTGTTGATTTCGTTCATATATTCTTCTACGATTGCAGGAACTGCCTCATAGTAAGGATTACCTGATTCTCTGTGCTGGAAGAAGTGATCCGGGTTTTCAGCCATACCGCGTGCAACCGGTTTGTTAGGACTGAGGGCACGTTCGCGGAATTCAGCCAATGCTTTCTGGTCGATAAGCGGAGCCAAATCTTCGTTGTCCAGTTTTTCAATCTTCTGGATTTCGTGAGAAGTACGGAAACCGTCGAAGAAGTTAACGAACGGTACACGTGATTTAATTGTAGACAAGTGAGCTACACCCGCCAAATCCATAACTTCCTGTACAGAACCTTCACACAGCATAGCGAAGCCTGTCTGACGGCAAGACATCACATCCTGATGGTCACCGAAGATACACAGTGCGTGAGAAGCCAGTGTACGTGCAGAAACATGGAATACGCAAGGCAAGAATTCACCTGCGATTTTGTACATATTAGGGATCATCAGCAGAAGACCCTGAGAAGCAGTATAAGTAGTTGTCAATGCACCAGCCTGAAGAGAACCGTGTACTGCACCGGCAGCACCTCCTTCAGATTGCATTTCCTGAACCAATACAGTTTCGCCGAAGATGTTTTTACGACCTGCGGCAGCCCATTCATCTACATGTTCAGCCATAGTAGATGACGGAGTGATAGGGTAGATAGCAGCTACTTCCGTAAACATGTACGAAATATGAGCAGCAGCTTCGTTACCATCACAAGTGATGAATTTTTTTTGTTTAGTCATACAATTACTAATTAAATATTGAGTAATACAATTATATTGTTATCAGTATAAAAAGCCAAATAACCACAGAGGTATCTGGTCGCCATGTCCTATTTCCATCTTATGCATCGCATAATATATGTTCGGGTTGCTTTTGTATTTGCTACCTTCTCCACATATCCGGAAATGCAGTGCGTCGTCTACCACAAAAGAGGTTCCTTTTTCACCTTTGTTTACTTTATGGTCTTTCCATAAGGTATTAACAAAGAATGTTTCCAGTACATCCTGCTCTTCTACTTTTACCGGATAGATGCTGTACATCAGATTCGTGTTATGCATCATGATTTTGGCCGGTTTTTTAGGAAAGTTTTCGCCTTTGGGATAAACCATGTTGATAAGCCTCGAATCTGCCAGGTATTTAATATAGTTCATGACCGTGGCTCGTGAGGTTTGTATCTCACTGGCCAGTTGGCTCACATTGGGCGCAACCGGTCCGTCTACAGCTAGCAAATATAGTAATTTTTTGATTTTAGACAGATATTTCAGTTCAATTTGTTTGATGAGTAGAATGTCTACTTCAATCATCATATTCATGGTTTTCAACAGGTTCTCGGAGAAGTTTCTTTTTTCAAGGAAGAATGGGTAGAAACCATGATGGATATAGTCCTGAAAATAATTGAGCGGATTAATGTGCGGTAGAATTGTCTTTACAATATGCTCGTGGTTATGCAGGATCTCATCAAGTGTATAAGAGGAAAAATGATTTCCTGTTTGCAGATTCAGAAATTCACGGAACGAAAACCCTCTCAGGTTATACGATTTGACGATGCCGTTCAGCTCCGGATTTTCATCTTTCAGTCGCATAACTGAAGAACCGGTAAACACGATTTTGAGTTGTGGATACCGTTCATAACAGGTACGTAGGTCGTGGCTCCAGTTGGGAAGCTTGAATACCTGGTCAATAAGTAATACTTTTCCTCCCCGTTTGACGAATTCTCCAGCAAAATCTACCAGACTGTACTTGGAAAAATAGAAATTATTCATGTTTACGAACAAGCATGAGCGGTCTGTCCCGAATTTTTCTTTTGCATATTGTAAAAGGAAGGTGGTTTTTCCTACCCCTCTTGTGCCTTTAATACCAATCAGTCGGTCGTTCCAGTCAATCTCGTCCATCAGGTCACGACGTACAGGGGCATTGGTATGTTCTACCAAATAGCTATGTGTTCTGTAAAATGCTTCCATGAATTCTGTTTCTACGCTGCAAATATACGAATACTTCATTATATTGCAAACTGGAGATGTCAAAAATTCATCTTTCAAGGAAGATTTTTTGATTCTTACTTCACCGGAATTTTTAAGGTAGGATACGTGAAAAATAAAAGCATCCTTGTTTTTGTGGCTGGGGAAAACAAGGATGCTTAGAGTATTTATTTACGGGTCATAGAGGTTTTATAATCCGTTAAAATTGATAATTTTCTTCTACCCATTCAATGAAGGCTTTGTTTACTTGTTTGGTTCCTCCCGGAGTTGGATAGTCTCCGCTGAAGTACCAGTCTCCCGGATGATTCGGACAAGCTTCGTGCAAGCCTTCCAGTGTTTGGTAGACGATTTGAACTTTTGCCCGTGTGCCTGCAGGAGTCAATAGCGCTGCAATTTTCTCAGAGATTTCTTCATCGGTAAAAGGTGCATAGATTTCCTTTACGTAGTTGCGCATTTTTTCTTTCGGCAAGGTCAGCTGTTCTTTTGATTTTCGGTAGGCATATTCAATGACATGCTGCATGTCGCGTTCTTCCAGTAGGGCAATGGCTGCTTTGAAAGCAATGAATTGCTCCATGCTGGCCATATCGATGCCATAATAGTCCGGATAGCGGACCTGAGGAGAAGAAGAGACAATGACTATTTTTTTCGGTTGCAGACGGTCAAGGATACCAATGATGCTTTGCCTTAAGGTGGTGCCGCGCACAATACTGTCGTCAATGATAACCAGATTGTCTTCACGGGGCACAAGGCTGCCATAAGTAATGTCGTACACATGTGCAGCCAAGTCGTTTCGCGTATTGCCTTCGGCGATGAAGGTACGAAGTTTGATATCTTTGATGGCAACCTTTTCACTTCGGATGCGTTGCGACAAGATTTTCTCCAGTTCCTGATGGTCAGGCTTATGTCCTAAAGCCTCGATTTGTTTGATTTTTAATCGGTTCAGGTAGTTGTCCAGCCCTTGTAACATTCCGTAGAAAGCGACTTCTGCCGTGTTGGGAATAAAAGAAATTACCGTATGGGCTATATCGTGGTCTACAGCTGAAAGAATGGGTTCTGTCAGCATTTCACCCAGTTTTTTTCGCTCCCGATAGATGTCGACGTCACTTCCGCGACTGAAATAGATTCGTTCGAACGAACAAGGTTTGGGGATACCCGGTTTGTTGATTTGTGCCAAACGGAGCTGTCCTTTTTTGTTGACTAAAAGTGCTTGTCCCGGCATCAGTTCGTGGATGCTTTCCACCGGAATATTCAATACAGTCTGGATAACCGGACGTTCGGATGCCAATACCATAATCTCATCATCCTGATACCAGAATGCCGGACGGATACCCCATGGGTCGCGTACGGCAAAAGCTTCTCCGCTTCCTGTCATTCCGCAGATTACATATCCTCCGTCCCATTTGGGTGAAGATGTCTTTAATACGTTTGTCAGGTCAATCCGGTCTTCAATGGCGTGCGTGATATCCATGCCTTTCAGACCTTCTTCTTTGCATTGGTTGTAGAGGCGTTCTACTTCTCTGTCCAAGCGGTGTCCCACTTGTTCGAGCATGATATATGTATCGGCATATTTGCGGGGATGCTGTCCGGCTTCCGTGATGTCGGCAAATATTTCGTCCACGTTGGTCAGGTTGAAGTTGCCGCACAGTGCCAGGTTCTTTGCCCGCCAGTTGTTGCGGCGAAGGAACGGATGCACATACGAAATACCACTCTTTCCGGTAGTAGAATAGCGCAAATGTCCCATATAAAGTTCACCGGCAAAAGGTAAACACTTTTTGGCGAATTCGGCGTCGTGCAGTTGTTCTTCGGTCAAATCTTTGTATTGCTGATGTACGTTGTTGAAGATTTCTGTAATAGCCCCGGCACCTAATCCTCTTTCACGGAACATGTATTCTTCGCCTGGATTCGCTTGTAGTTTCACGCAGGCCAATCCTGCGGCTTCTTGTCCTCTATTGTGTTGCTTCTCCATTAACAAATACAGCTTGTTCAAGCCATACATCCATGTGCCATATTTTTCCTGATAATATTCCAGTGGTTTCAAAAGCCGTATAAGGGCCACTCCACATTCATGTTTTAATGTTTCCATTTATTTACGGTTTCAGACTACTATTGAAAGATTTCTTTTTACAAAATAACAGACAATTCTTAGAACGCGTAATGTATATACTTAAAAAAATAGATTTGTTCTTTTGGAATGTAATAATTGTAATTAAAACAATTATAAATTGTTTCATATTGAAATTTTAATAATGGTATTTTCTTTAAAATAAAAGTATTGACTGGTTGTGATGAAAATATTGTCATGAAAAATCATTTAAAACTGTCATATTGGAAGTTATATTCTTATTTTTGTGGACAAATAGAATGAAAATAGAGAACTAGGTGTTAAATAAGAAAGACAAAATGAGGATAGCAGGAGATTTTATGAAGAAAGACAAAGCAGGAGTTGCGGAAAGTCGTCCGGCTTCTTCCGGCCTTTATCATCCGGAGTACGAGCATGATGCTTGTGGTGTGGGAATGATTGTAGACATTCACGGTAACAAATCGCATGATTTGGTGGATGCTGCCTTGAAGGTGTTGGAAAATATGAAACATCGTGGAGCGGAAGGAGCTGATAATAAAACCGGTGACGGCGCAGGTATTTTGTTGCAGATTCCGCACGAGTTTATTCTGCTTCAAGGTATTCCGGTTCCGGAAAAGGGAAAATATGGTACAGGACTGGTCTTCCTTCCGAAGGATTTGAAAGAACAAGAGTCTATTTTGAGCATCATGATAGAGGAAGTGGAACGGGAAGGCTTGTCACTGATGCATTTGCGTTCTGTTCCGGTGAACTCATCCATCTTGGGCAAAAGTGCACAGGAAACCGAGCCTGATATCAAGCAGGTGTTCATTACGGGAGCTACCGATTTGGAGAGTTTTGAACGTACCTTATATATAGTGCGCAAAAAGATTGAACGCCGTGTGCATCACAAAGACTTTTACATCGTTTCTTTGTCGAGCAAGAACATTATATATAAAGGTATGCTGTCTTCTGTGCAGGTACGTGAATATTTTCAGGACCTCACTCAGCCCTATTTTACCAGTGGACTGGCTATTGTACATTCTCGTTTTAGTACAAATACATTCCCTACTTGGAGTTTGGCACAGCCGTTCCGTTTGTTGGCACACAATGGTGAAATCAATACCATCCGTGGAAACCGCGGGTGGATGGAAGCGCGTGAAAGTGTGCTTTCCACTCCTTTGTTGGGTGATGTGAAAAAGATTGGCCCAATTATCCAGCCGGGAATGAGTGACAGTGCGTCGCTTGATAATGTACTGGAATTCTTCGTCATGTCCGGATTGAGCCTGCCTCATGCCATGGCCATGCTGGTACCTGAATCGTTCAACGACAAGAACCCTATCAGTGAAGACTTAAAGGCATTTTATGAATACCATTCTATTTTGATGGAACCGTGGGATGGTCCGGCTGCCTTGCTGTTCAGTGACGGACGTTATGCCGGAGGTATGTTGGACCGTAACGGTCTGCGTCCGGCCCGCTACCTGATTACGAAGAACGATATGATGGTGGTCGCCAGTGAAGCGGGTGTCATCAATTTCGAACCGGAAGCCATCAAGGAAAAAGGCCGCCTTCAACCGGGTAAGATTCTGTTGGTGGATACGCAGGAAGGTCGTATCTACTATGATGGCGAGCTGAAAGGTCAGCTGGCCGCAGCCAAGCCTTATCGCCAGTGGCTTTCTACCAACCGGATTGAATTGGATACCTTGCGCAGTGGTCGTAAGATTTCCAATTCCGTAACTGACTATGAACGTCATTTGCGGGCCTTTGGCTTTACGCGTGAAGATATAGAACGTACGCTTACGCCAATGTGTATGAACGGAGCAGAGCCGACAGCCTCTATGGGTAATGATACGCCGTTGGCTGTATTGTCCGACAAACCGCAGGTCCTGTTCAATTATTTCCGCCAGCAGTTTGCGCAGGTCACCAATCCGCCTATCGACCCGATACGTGAGGAGCTGGTGATGTCGTTGACTGAATACATCGGTGCAGTAGGTACGAATATTTTGTTACCGAGCGAATCACATTGTAAGATGGTACGTCTGCCACATCCTATCTTGAACAACACTCAGCTCGATATTTTGTGTAATATCCGCTACAAAGGATTTAATACCGTAAAACTCCCGATGCTGTTCGAGGTTTCAAAGGGCGCTGAAGGGTTGCGTGAGGCATTGAATGAATTGTGTAAGAAAGCGGAAGCAGCCGTAGATGAAGGTGTGAACTACGTTATCCTTTCCGACCGCGAGATTGACAAAGAGCATGCGGCTATTCCTTCCCTGCTGGCAGTGAGTGCCGTGCACCATCACCTGATTTCCGTACAGAAGCGTGTACAGACTGCGTTGATTGTCGAAAGCGGTGAAATTCGTGAGGTAATGCATGCGGCCTTGTTGCTGGGGTACGGAGCCAGTGCCATCAATCCTTATATGGTATTTGCCATTCTGGATGACATGGTGAAGAAGGGCGACGTGCAGCTGAACTATGAAACGGCAGAAAAGAATTATATCAAGGCTGTCTGCAAGGGACTTTACAAGGTGATGAGTAAGATGGGTATCAGTACGATACGTTCTTACCGTGGAGCCAAGATTTTCGAAGCGGTGGGTCTGGGCAGTGAAATTCTTTCCACTTATTTTGGTACACCTTCTTCTTCAATCGGAGGTGTGGGATTGGAAAGTATTGCCAAGGATTACAAGGCATTCCATGATGCAGGCTTTGAAGAAGAAGAGGTGAGCGATTTGCTGCCTTACATCGGACAGTTCTCTTACCGGAAGGACGGTGAGAAACATGCGTGGAATCCGGAAACCATCAGTGCCTTGCAGTTGGCTACTCGCTTGGGCAGCTATGCCAAGTTCAAAGAATATACTCGTCGGGTAGACGAAAAGGAAAGTCCGATTTTCCTGCGCGACTTCTTTACTTTCCGTCGTAATCCGATTCCATTGGATGATGTGGAACCAGTGGAAGAAATCGTGAAACACTTTGTGACAGGAGCCATGTCATTTGGTTCTATCAGCAAGGAAGCACACGAAGCCATGGCTTTGGCCATGAACAAGCTCAACACACGTAGCAACACGGGTGAAGGAGGGGAGGATTCTGATCGTTTCCATGAAACCTACGACGGTATCTCCTTGTGCAGTAAGACCAAACAGGTGGCTTCCGGACGTTTTGGGGTTACCACTGAATATTTGGTAAATGCCCAGGAAATTCAGATTAAGGTAGCTCAGGGTGCCAAGCCGGGTGAAGGCGGACAGCTGCCGGGCTTCAAGGTTAACGAGGTGATTGCCAAGACGCGTCATTCTATTCCGGGCATCTCACTGATTTCACCTCCCCCTCATCACGATATCTATTCTATCGAAGATTTGGCGCAGCTGATTTTCGATTTGAAGAATGTGAATCCGAAAGCCAAAATCAGTGTGAAGCTGGTGGCCGAGAGTGGTATCGGTACCATTGCAGCCGGTGTGGCAAAGGCCAAGGCCGATTTGATTGTCATCTCCGGTGCGGAAGGCGGTACGGGAGCTTCTCCTGCCTCTTCTATGCGTTATGCAGGTATCTCTCCGGAAATTGGTTTGAGCGAGACACAGCAGACACTGGTGCTCAACGGACTCCGCGGACAGGTGCGTTTGCAGACCGACGGACAGTTGAAGACCGGACGCGATATCATCAGTATGGCTTTGCTGGGGGCAGAAGAATTCGGATTCGGAACTTCTGTACTGATTGTATTGGGTTGTGTGATGATGCGTAAGTGTCATGCCAATACTTGTCCGGTGGGAGTGGCTACACAGGATCCGCAGTTGCGGGCACACTTCCGTGGCCATTACCGCTATGTGGTCAACTTCTTCCGCTTCCTGGCACAGGAAGTACGCGAATACCTGGCAGAAATGGGATTCTCTCGTCTGGAAGACATTGTAGGCCGTACAGACTTGATTGAGATACGTCCGACAACCAATGAGAAAGCATCGTTGCTGGATTTCAGCAAACTGTTGCACAAGGTGGATAATGGGGCTGCTCTGCATAATGTGACCGAACAGCGTCATGAGATTGAAAACGTGAAAGATGTCAGCATGCTGGCTGCCGCACGTGAAGCGTTGGAGAACCGCAAGGAAGTATCGTTGGAATATGCCATTGCCAATACAGACCGTTCGGTGGGAGCCATGCTTTCGGGAGCAGT includes:
- the gltB gene encoding glutamate synthase large subunit gives rise to the protein MRIAGDFMKKDKAGVAESRPASSGLYHPEYEHDACGVGMIVDIHGNKSHDLVDAALKVLENMKHRGAEGADNKTGDGAGILLQIPHEFILLQGIPVPEKGKYGTGLVFLPKDLKEQESILSIMIEEVEREGLSLMHLRSVPVNSSILGKSAQETEPDIKQVFITGATDLESFERTLYIVRKKIERRVHHKDFYIVSLSSKNIIYKGMLSSVQVREYFQDLTQPYFTSGLAIVHSRFSTNTFPTWSLAQPFRLLAHNGEINTIRGNRGWMEARESVLSTPLLGDVKKIGPIIQPGMSDSASLDNVLEFFVMSGLSLPHAMAMLVPESFNDKNPISEDLKAFYEYHSILMEPWDGPAALLFSDGRYAGGMLDRNGLRPARYLITKNDMMVVASEAGVINFEPEAIKEKGRLQPGKILLVDTQEGRIYYDGELKGQLAAAKPYRQWLSTNRIELDTLRSGRKISNSVTDYERHLRAFGFTREDIERTLTPMCMNGAEPTASMGNDTPLAVLSDKPQVLFNYFRQQFAQVTNPPIDPIREELVMSLTEYIGAVGTNILLPSESHCKMVRLPHPILNNTQLDILCNIRYKGFNTVKLPMLFEVSKGAEGLREALNELCKKAEAAVDEGVNYVILSDREIDKEHAAIPSLLAVSAVHHHLISVQKRVQTALIVESGEIREVMHAALLLGYGASAINPYMVFAILDDMVKKGDVQLNYETAEKNYIKAVCKGLYKVMSKMGISTIRSYRGAKIFEAVGLGSEILSTYFGTPSSSIGGVGLESIAKDYKAFHDAGFEEEEVSDLLPYIGQFSYRKDGEKHAWNPETISALQLATRLGSYAKFKEYTRRVDEKESPIFLRDFFTFRRNPIPLDDVEPVEEIVKHFVTGAMSFGSISKEAHEAMALAMNKLNTRSNTGEGGEDSDRFHETYDGISLCSKTKQVASGRFGVTTEYLVNAQEIQIKVAQGAKPGEGGQLPGFKVNEVIAKTRHSIPGISLISPPPHHDIYSIEDLAQLIFDLKNVNPKAKISVKLVAESGIGTIAAGVAKAKADLIVISGAEGGTGASPASSMRYAGISPEIGLSETQQTLVLNGLRGQVRLQTDGQLKTGRDIISMALLGAEEFGFGTSVLIVLGCVMMRKCHANTCPVGVATQDPQLRAHFRGHYRYVVNFFRFLAQEVREYLAEMGFSRLEDIVGRTDLIEIRPTTNEKASLLDFSKLLHKVDNGAALHNVTEQRHEIENVKDVSMLAAAREALENRKEVSLEYAIANTDRSVGAMLSGAVAAKYGQAGLPAQTIQVKFKGSAGQSFGAFLPHGVSFKLEGEANDYLGKGLSGGHISVQPPVRSNFLAENNVIAGNTLLYGATSGEVYINGCVGERFAVRNSGAIAVVEGVGDHCCEYMTGGRVVVLGKTGRNFAAGMSGGVAYVWDKDRNFDYFCNMEMVELSLLEDATARKELHELVRQHYLYTGSQLARTMLDNWGHYVEEFIQVTPIEYKKVLAEEQMRKLQQKIAEVQRDY
- a CDS encoding amidophosphoribosyltransferase, which encodes METLKHECGVALIRLLKPLEYYQEKYGTWMYGLNKLYLLMEKQHNRGQEAAGLACVKLQANPGEEYMFRERGLGAGAITEIFNNVHQQYKDLTEEQLHDAEFAKKCLPFAGELYMGHLRYSTTGKSGISYVHPFLRRNNWRAKNLALCGNFNLTNVDEIFADITEAGQHPRKYADTYIMLEQVGHRLDREVERLYNQCKEEGLKGMDITHAIEDRIDLTNVLKTSSPKWDGGYVICGMTGSGEAFAVRDPWGIRPAFWYQDDEIMVLASERPVIQTVLNIPVESIHELMPGQALLVNKKGQLRLAQINKPGIPKPCSFERIYFSRGSDVDIYRERKKLGEMLTEPILSAVDHDIAHTVISFIPNTAEVAFYGMLQGLDNYLNRLKIKQIEALGHKPDHQELEKILSQRIRSEKVAIKDIKLRTFIAEGNTRNDLAAHVYDITYGSLVPREDNLVIIDDSIVRGTTLRQSIIGILDRLQPKKIVIVSSSPQVRYPDYYGIDMASMEQFIAFKAAIALLEERDMQHVIEYAYRKSKEQLTLPKEKMRNYVKEIYAPFTDEEISEKIAALLTPAGTRAKVQIVYQTLEGLHEACPNHPGDWYFSGDYPTPGGTKQVNKAFIEWVEENYQF
- a CDS encoding ATP-binding protein — translated: MEAFYRTHSYLVEHTNAPVRRDLMDEIDWNDRLIGIKGTRGVGKTTFLLQYAKEKFGTDRSCLFVNMNNFYFSKYSLVDFAGEFVKRGGKVLLIDQVFKLPNWSHDLRTCYERYPQLKIVFTGSSVMRLKDENPELNGIVKSYNLRGFSFREFLNLQTGNHFSSYTLDEILHNHEHIVKTILPHINPLNYFQDYIHHGFYPFFLEKRNFSENLLKTMNMMIEVDILLIKQIELKYLSKIKKLLYLLAVDGPVAPNVSQLASEIQTSRATVMNYIKYLADSRLINMVYPKGENFPKKPAKIMMHNTNLMYSIYPVKVEEQDVLETFFVNTLWKDHKVNKGEKGTSFVVDDALHFRICGEGSKYKSNPNIYYAMHKMEIGHGDQIPLWLFGFLY
- the nifJ gene encoding pyruvate:ferredoxin (flavodoxin) oxidoreductase; this translates as MTKQKKFITCDGNEAAAHISYMFTEVAAIYPITPSSTMAEHVDEWAAAGRKNIFGETVLVQEMQSEGGAAGAVHGSLQAGALTTTYTASQGLLLMIPNMYKIAGEFLPCVFHVSARTLASHALCIFGDHQDVMSCRQTGFAMLCEGSVQEVMDLAGVAHLSTIKSRVPFVNFFDGFRTSHEIQKIEKLDNEDLAPLIDQKALAEFRERALSPNKPVARGMAENPDHFFQHRESGNPYYEAVPAIVEEYMNEINKITGRNYGLFDYYGAEDAENIIIAMGSVTEATREAIDYLTAQGKKVGLVAVHLYRPFSAKHFLAKVPKTVKRIAVLDRTKEPGANGEPLYLDVKDVFYGQENAPLIVGGRYGLGSKDTTPAQILSVYENLELPMPKDHFTIGIVDDVTFTSLPQKEEIALGAEGVFEAKFYGLGADGTVGANKNSVKIIGDNTDKYCQAYFSYDSKKSGGFTCSHLRFGNHPIHSTYLVTTPNFVACHVQAYLHMYDVTRGLRKNGTFLLNTIWEGEELAKNLPNKVKKYFAENNITVYYINATQIAQEIGLGNRTNTILQSAFFRITGVIPVDLAVEQMKKFIVKSYGKKGEDVVNKNYAAVDRGGEYKQLTVDPAWANLEVEAAAANNDPAFINEVVRPINAQDGDLLPVSAFKGIEDGTWHQGTAKYEKRGVAAFVPEWNPENCIQCNKCAYVCPHAAIRPFVLDAEEQKGANFPMLKAVGKQFDGMTFRVQVDVLDCLGCGNCADVCPGNPKKGGKALTMKHLESQLPEAANWTYCSENVKSKQHLVDIKANVKNSQFATPLFEFSGACSGCGETPYVKLISQLFGDREMVANATGCSSIYSGSVPSTPYTTNEKGQGPAWANSLFEDFCEFGLGMELANKKLRNRLEDAMKAAIAAEGTPAEYKEAFQEWIDGRNDADKSKAAAEKIIPMVEAAKDKCEYCATIAEFKDYLIKRSQWIIGGDGASYDIGYGGLDHVIASGEDVNILVLDTEVYSNTGGQSSKATPLGAIAKFAASGKRVRKKDLGLIATTYGYVYVAQIAMGADQAQTLKAIREAEAYPGPSLVIAYAPCINHGLKAGMGKSQAEEAKAVECGYWHLWRFNPALEDEGKNPFSLDSKEPNWDNFQDYLKGEVRFASVMKQYPTEAADLFDACEKMAKKRYDSYKRMAAMDWSNEKAE